One genomic window of Dunckerocampus dactyliophorus isolate RoL2022-P2 chromosome 7, RoL_Ddac_1.1, whole genome shotgun sequence includes the following:
- the tmem106ba gene encoding transmembrane protein 106Ba isoform X1, whose amino-acid sequence MGKSQSCLPKHKDDCQDALTTNTEYGENHTQEDGRNGEVSQFPYVEFTGRDSVTCPTCQGTGRIPRGQENQLVALIPYSDQRLRPSRTKLYVMISVSVCLLLSGLAVFFLFPRSIDVSYVGVKSAYVAYDHQRQIIYLNITVIAELIPMGIVQYGTDQCLSYHTQHSLNIINNNYYTISVTNITAQVEFSKTVIGKAKFNNSTVIVPLGQQQLDYTVPTVIAEELNYMFDYCTLQSIRVHNMVVMIQVTVTTSYFGHAEQVSQEMYQYVDCGGNTTSLHGHMEVF is encoded by the exons ATGGGGAAGTCCCAGTCATGCTTGCCCAAGCACAAAGACGACTGTCAGGACGCGTTGACGACAAACACAGAGTATGGTGAGAACCACACGCAGGAGGATGGAAGGAATGGAGAGGTGTCACAGTTCCCCTATGTGGAGTTCACTGGACGGGACAGCGTCACTTGTCCCACCTGCCAGGGCACCGGGCGAATCCCACGAG GTCAGGAGAATCAGCTGGTGGCTCTGATTCCATACAGCGACCAAAGACTGAGGCCCAGCAGGAC AAAGCTTTATGTGATGATTTCGGTGAGTGTTTGCCTGCTGCTCTCTGGCCTGGccgtcttcttcctcttcccgCGCTCCATCGACGTCTCCTACGTGGGCGTGAAGTCGGCCTACGTGGCCTACGACCACCAGAGACAAATCATCTATCTCAACATAACGGTAATTGCTGAGCTGATTCCAATGGGAATAGTTCAATACGGGACAGATCAATGTCTGTCTTACCACACACAG CATTCCCTAAACATCATCAATAATAACTACTACACCATATCCGTCACTAACATCACCGCCCAAGTGGAGTTCTCCAAGACGGTGATCGGCAAGGCAAAGTTCAACAACAGCACGGTGATTGTACCACTGGGCCAGCAACAG CTCGACTACACAGTTCCCACCGTCATTGCGGAGGAATTAAATTATATGTT CGACTACTGCACACTGCAGTCCATCAGAGTGCACAACATGGTGGTCATGATACA GGTTACCGTGACGACGTCATACTTTGGCCACGCCGAGCAGGTCTCCCAGGAGATGTACCAGTACGTGGACTGTGGGGGGAACACCACGTCCTTACACGGTCACATGGAGGTCTTCTAA
- the tmem106ba gene encoding transmembrane protein 106Ba isoform X2, whose translation MGKSQSCLPKHKDDCQDALTTNTEYGENHTQEDGRNGEVSQFPYVEFTGRDSVTCPTCQGTGRIPRGQENQLVALIPYSDQRLRPSRTKLYVMISVSVCLLLSGLAVFFLFPRSIDVSYVGVKSAYVAYDHQRQIIYLNITHSLNIINNNYYTISVTNITAQVEFSKTVIGKAKFNNSTVIVPLGQQQLDYTVPTVIAEELNYMFDYCTLQSIRVHNMVVMIQVTVTTSYFGHAEQVSQEMYQYVDCGGNTTSLHGHMEVF comes from the exons ATGGGGAAGTCCCAGTCATGCTTGCCCAAGCACAAAGACGACTGTCAGGACGCGTTGACGACAAACACAGAGTATGGTGAGAACCACACGCAGGAGGATGGAAGGAATGGAGAGGTGTCACAGTTCCCCTATGTGGAGTTCACTGGACGGGACAGCGTCACTTGTCCCACCTGCCAGGGCACCGGGCGAATCCCACGAG GTCAGGAGAATCAGCTGGTGGCTCTGATTCCATACAGCGACCAAAGACTGAGGCCCAGCAGGAC AAAGCTTTATGTGATGATTTCGGTGAGTGTTTGCCTGCTGCTCTCTGGCCTGGccgtcttcttcctcttcccgCGCTCCATCGACGTCTCCTACGTGGGCGTGAAGTCGGCCTACGTGGCCTACGACCACCAGAGACAAATCATCTATCTCAACATAACG CATTCCCTAAACATCATCAATAATAACTACTACACCATATCCGTCACTAACATCACCGCCCAAGTGGAGTTCTCCAAGACGGTGATCGGCAAGGCAAAGTTCAACAACAGCACGGTGATTGTACCACTGGGCCAGCAACAG CTCGACTACACAGTTCCCACCGTCATTGCGGAGGAATTAAATTATATGTT CGACTACTGCACACTGCAGTCCATCAGAGTGCACAACATGGTGGTCATGATACA GGTTACCGTGACGACGTCATACTTTGGCCACGCCGAGCAGGTCTCCCAGGAGATGTACCAGTACGTGGACTGTGGGGGGAACACCACGTCCTTACACGGTCACATGGAGGTCTTCTAA
- the seraf gene encoding von Willebrand factor D and EGF domain-containing protein — MAFAATAGLGSLLLASLVSLCWARSDAPRGVAQGFVFDLKATCEPRCAHAGVCIRNNTCLCAAGYEGDSCQHANCYPKCKNGGVCLRPGKCRCPPGFGGRYCHKVTCDGGCWNGGECNAVNGVAKCVCPFSWTGSKCQEAICPQGCRNGGLCVAPGICNCPEGWLGGACHTAECTLPCLNGGKCISPNKCRCRPPYVGPRCEERKRRH; from the exons ATGGCTTTCGCGGCGACGGCGGGACTGGGGTCTCTCCTCCTGGCCTCCTTGGTGTCGCTGTGCTGGGCTCGCTCGGACGCACCCCGCGGGGTGGCGCAGGGCTTCGTCTTTGACCTGAAGGCGACGTGCGAGCCCCGGTGTGCGCATGCCGGAGTGTGCATTCGCAACAACACCTGCCTCTGCGCCGCAGGATACGAGGGAGACTCCTGCCAGCACG ccaaCTGCTATCCCAAATGCAAGAACGGAGGCGTGTGTCTTCGTCCTGGAAAATGCAGATGTCCTCCAGGGTTTGGAGGGCGGTACTGTCACAAAG tGACGTGTGACGGCGGGTGTTGGAACGGCGGCGAATGCAACGCCGTCAACGGGGTGGCCAAGTGCGTCTGCCCCTTCAGCTGGACGGGCTCCAAATGCCAAGAGG CCATTTGCCCCCAAGGCTGCAGGAACGGGGGTCTCTGTGTGGCTCCTGGAATCTGCAACTGTCCTGAAGGCTGGCTGGGCGGCGCCTGCCACACTG CTGAGTGCACTCTGCCGTGCCTGAACGGAGGAAAGTGCATTTCACCCAACAAATGCCGCTGTCGCCCCCCCTACGTGGGCCCCCGCTGTGAGGAGAGGAAAAGACGCCACTAG